In one window of Zhongshania aliphaticivorans DNA:
- a CDS encoding YihY/virulence factor BrkB family protein, with protein MDKTLNKFVASYLWSDKVVHYSAWKRKLIDVLRLLYVVLDDLTKGELTLRAMSLVYTTLLSLVPMMAVSFSVLKAFGMHNKQLEPVMLQFLAPMGAQGVEITEKIIGFIDNVKIGVLGTFGVALLFYTAISLIQKIEATFNYIWRLDQHRSIGRRFADYGSVMLIGPLLVFSAIGLSASVLSGGVVQTLSSHLPFVQHLIAFATEAAPYLMIIAAFTFFYMFIPNTRVTFRAGFVAGVVSGILFQSLGWGFGSVVVSASGSGTYAIYSGFAILILFMMWMYISWLILLVGSSVAFYVQHPEYIAPVRRSGDLSIRQRETLALQVMAIIAQRHYQSRKPFSASDFVYRLRVQIQGVTRVLGALRAAGLVAEDHEDPPRYLPNVPLEKTSLKTVIDAVRNDGSVPMIALRVPRKPVHGVAEVTAAIDAALEEALASTTVRDMAIDDEEVAVDGGGVSAGVDRN; from the coding sequence ATGGATAAAACCCTCAATAAATTTGTAGCTAGCTACCTGTGGTCAGATAAGGTTGTGCATTACAGCGCGTGGAAGCGAAAGCTCATTGATGTGCTGCGCTTGCTTTATGTGGTGTTGGATGACCTAACCAAGGGTGAGTTAACACTGCGCGCTATGAGCTTGGTGTATACCACTCTGCTGTCCTTAGTGCCGATGATGGCGGTGAGTTTTTCAGTACTGAAAGCCTTTGGGATGCACAATAAGCAGTTGGAGCCCGTTATGCTTCAGTTTCTTGCGCCCATGGGAGCTCAGGGTGTTGAGATTACAGAAAAAATAATTGGATTTATTGATAACGTCAAAATTGGCGTTTTGGGCACTTTTGGCGTTGCCCTGTTATTTTATACTGCGATCTCGCTGATCCAGAAAATTGAGGCGACGTTTAATTATATCTGGCGTCTGGACCAACATCGCAGTATTGGTCGTCGTTTTGCGGATTACGGCAGTGTGATGTTGATTGGGCCGTTATTAGTGTTTTCGGCAATTGGTTTATCTGCCAGCGTGTTAAGCGGTGGTGTTGTGCAAACCCTAAGTAGCCATTTGCCCTTTGTGCAGCATTTAATTGCATTTGCCACGGAGGCCGCGCCTTATTTAATGATTATTGCGGCGTTCACTTTCTTTTATATGTTTATTCCTAACACGAGAGTTACCTTCCGTGCTGGTTTTGTGGCGGGGGTGGTGTCAGGGATTTTGTTTCAGAGCCTGGGTTGGGGGTTTGGTAGTGTTGTGGTGTCAGCTAGCGGTAGCGGCACATATGCAATTTACTCTGGTTTTGCAATCTTGATTCTTTTTATGATGTGGATGTACATCAGTTGGTTAATTTTGCTGGTGGGCAGCAGTGTGGCTTTTTACGTGCAGCACCCAGAATATATTGCGCCAGTGCGGCGTAGCGGTGATTTGAGTATTCGGCAGCGAGAAACCTTGGCGCTGCAGGTAATGGCAATTATAGCGCAGCGTCACTATCAGTCTCGAAAACCATTTTCTGCAAGTGATTTTGTATATCGATTGCGGGTGCAGATCCAAGGTGTAACCCGTGTGCTTGGGGCATTAAGGGCGGCAGGCCTAGTAGCAGAGGATCACGAGGATCCGCCGCGATATTTGCCGAATGTGCCCCTGGAGAAAACGTCATTAAAAACCGTAATTGACGCAGTAAGAAATGACGGTTCTGTGCCAATGATTGCTCTGCGAGTGCCTCGCAAGCCGGTGCATGGTGTTGCTGAGGTGACGGCGGCTATTGATGCCGCTTTAGAAGAAGCGCTAGCATCGACGACTGTTCGCGATATGGCCATTGATGACGAAGAGGTTGCGGTCGATGGCGGGGGCGTGAGTGCNGGGGTTGATAGAAATTGA
- the dapB gene encoding 4-hydroxy-tetrahydrodipicolinate reductase — MTVRIAVTGAAGRMGRILIEAVSLNDDCELTAAIERPESSLLGADAGELAGLGKNGVAIVGDVASVLEDFDVLIDFTVPAATLANAKACGAAGKGMVIGTTGFNQEQKIELEAAIAPIAICQASNFSTGVNLCFKLLDMAAKVLGDDVDVEIVEAHHRHKIDAPSGTALSMGHVVADALGRDLEKVAVYGREGQTGARERDTIGFATVRGGDVVGDHTVMFCAEGERVEITHKASSRMSFGRGAVRAAAWVSAQSAGRYDMQDVLGLK; from the coding sequence ATGACAGTTCGGATAGCAGTAACAGGTGCGGCAGGCCGGATGGGCCGCATTTTAATTGAAGCAGTATCACTGAATGATGATTGCGAATTAACGGCAGCGATTGAGCGCCCAGAGAGCTCTTTATTGGGCGCGGATGCGGGTGAGCTGGCGGGGTTGGGTAAAAACGGGGTGGCAATCGTTGGCGATGTGGCTTCGGTGCTAGAAGACTTTGATGTGTTGATTGATTTTACAGTGCCTGCGGCAACGCTTGCCAATGCGAAGGCGTGTGGTGCAGCTGGTAAAGGGATGGTGATTGGGACAACCGGTTTTAATCAAGAGCAAAAAATCGAGTTAGAGGCGGCTATCGCCCCGATTGCCATTTGTCAGGCCTCTAATTTTAGTACTGGGGTGAACCTGTGCTTTAAATTATTAGATATGGCTGCGAAGGTCTTGGGTGATGATGTTGACGTTGAAATCGTTGAGGCGCATCACCGCCATAAAATTGATGCACCTTCTGGTACGGCGTTAAGCATGGGGCATGTTGTTGCCGATGCGCTAGGCCGTGATTTAGAGAAAGTGGCTGTTTATGGTCGTGAAGGGCAAACAGGAGCTCGCGAGCGTGACACTATTGGCTTCGCGACTGTGCGAGGCGGGGATGTGGTGGGTGATCACACTGTCATGTTCTGTGCCGAAGGTGAGCGCGTGGAGATCACCCACAAGGCCAGTTCTCGTATGTCATTTGGCCGCGGAGCGGTGCGTGCTGCGGCCTGGGTTAGTGCCCAGTCTGCGGGGCGCTATGATATGCAAGATGTGCTTGGTTTAAAGTAG